From one Rhineura floridana isolate rRhiFlo1 chromosome 4, rRhiFlo1.hap2, whole genome shotgun sequence genomic stretch:
- the LOC133383826 gene encoding uncharacterized protein LOC133383826, which yields MPPRKAQRKKGVRVVKQTTKRPLPQENLSSDKEEDFGTIRALVARVEALEKERRQPLDAEAGTSTAPAGKKSARLASKKPKNRILADLVSRVGVLEAVVPSEEPAIRTHTACLPADQAPISAVTPSVLSAAGHMRSQQPVPHDAAAFTPMVSGFAAPSVIASPSAYTGLTNIPIPVRIVLCGHSIVFWAHRRASSSVYGTQLQLSATATIQWEARRGMLWDALLPAVCRIMSLADRPHILLIHLGENDLVQRPGLDLLLKVTCDLTWLIRSYPHLLLVWSEMLVRRVWRGAVHPNKIDRARKWVNRKVRDLVLSLGGAVLSHDRIRFHAPHLFRDDGVHLSEQGCDLFLEDLMGGLRGLLSSLGGGDQA from the exons atgcctcccaggaaggctcagcggaaaaaaggggtgcgggtgGTCAAGCAAACTACAAAGCGCCCTCTACCACAGGAGAACCTGTCTTCTGACAAAGAGGAGGATTttgggaccatccgtgccttggtggctagggtggaggcgctggaaaaggaacgcagacagcccctggatgctgaggctggcacaagtaccgctccagcaggtaagaaatctgcacggtTGGCTTCCAAAAAGCCTAAAaatcgtattcttgctgatttagtttctagagTCGGGGTTCTGGAAGCTGTGGTACCCAGTGAGGAGCCAGCAATCCGTACGCATACTGCGTGTTTACCAGCTGATCAAGCACCTATTTCTGCTGTCACACCTTCAGTTCTGTCAGCTGCCGGGCATATGCGAAGTCAGCAGCCAGTTCCGCATGATGCTGCAGCGTTTACTCCAATGGTTTCTGGGTTTGCAGCACCTTCTGTGATTGCCTCTCCTTCGGCGTATACAG gtttgacaaacatcccaattcctgtcaggattgtcttgtgtggccactcaattgtgttttgggctcatcggagggcatcctcgtctgtttatggaacacagctgcagctttctgccacagctacgattcagtgggaagcccggaggggcatgttatgggatgcgttgctgcctgctgtgtgccggatcatgtcattggctgacaggccgcacatattgttaattcatttgggtgaaaatgatttggtgcagcgtcctgggttggatttgctgctaaaagttacgtgtgatctcacgtggcttattagatcatatccccatcttctgcttgtatggtctgaaatgcttgttagaagggtttggaggggtgctgttcaccccaataagatagatagagctaggaaatgggtcaacaggaaggttagggatttagttttgtctcttggtggggcagttctttctcatgataggattaggttccatgccccacatctatttcgagatgatggtgttcatctttctgagcaagggtgtgacctgtttttggaggatcttatggggggattaaggggattgttatcctcattgggtggaggggaccaagcttaa